The nucleotide window GCAACCGCAATCGCGGTGGCGGCAACCGTCGCGAGCGCGACGGCCAGAAGGGCGCGCCGCGCGGCAAGGGCGGAAAGCCCCAGGGCAAGGGCGGACCGCGCAAGGCCAAGGGTGGGAAGCCCCAGGGCGGCGGCAAGGCCAAGAACTACGAGTCGCGTCCCCGCAAGGAAGACAAGATCGACCCCGACAACCCCTTCGCGGCGGCTCTCATGGGCCTGAAGAACAAGTCGTAAGTGTCGGACGGCGCGGCCAAGCTCCGGATCGACAAGTGGTTGTGGCAGGCCCGCTTCTTCAAGACGCGGAGCCTTGCCGCCAAGATCGTGTCGGGCGGCGTCCGGGTGAACACGCTGAAGGTGGCCAAGCCCGCCTACGGCGTTGCCCCGGGCGACGTTCTGACCTTTGCGCAGGGGCGACAGGTGCGGGTGATCCGCGTCGTCGCCCTTGGCGAACGGCGCGGACCGGCGCCGGAGGCGCAGGCGCTTTATGAGGATCTCGATCCGCCCAAAGCGCCGGAGAGCGACGCCGCTCCGGCACCCTCGGTGCCGCGCTACGAGAGGGGCGGACGGCCGACGAAGCGCGACAGACGCATGCTCGATCGGCAGCGGGATGTGCTTGAATGATCCCGCAACGTGGTCTAGCTAACCCTAAACGCAAGACGCTCACGGATGAACTGCCATGACTTATGTGGTCACTGACAACTGCATTGCCTGCAAATACACCGACTGTGTCGAGGTATGCCCGGTGGACTGTTTCTACGAGGGCGAGAACGCGCTGGTGATTCATCCCGACGAGTGCATCGACTGCGGTGTGTGCGAGCCCGAATGCCCCGCCGACGCCATCCGCCCGGATACCGAACCGGACATGGAGAAATGGGTCGAGTTCAACCGGAAATACTCCGAGATGTGGCCGGTCATCATCACCAAGAAGGATCCGCTGCCCGAGGCAGAGGAACGTGATGGCGAGCCGGGCAAGCTCGACAAGTACTTCTCGGAAGCCCCGGGCGAGGGCGGCTGAGGCCTGATTCGCGCGTCAGCATCCGTTTTTCGGATGTTAGCGCCTGCCATCCCTTTCAAGCGATTGACTTGAAAGGGATATTTCCCTTTTC belongs to Salipiger profundus and includes:
- a CDS encoding RNA-binding S4 domain-containing protein — encoded protein: MSDGAAKLRIDKWLWQARFFKTRSLAAKIVSGGVRVNTLKVAKPAYGVAPGDVLTFAQGRQVRVIRVVALGERRGPAPEAQALYEDLDPPKAPESDAAPAPSVPRYERGGRPTKRDRRMLDRQRDVLE
- the fdxA gene encoding ferredoxin FdxA — translated: MTYVVTDNCIACKYTDCVEVCPVDCFYEGENALVIHPDECIDCGVCEPECPADAIRPDTEPDMEKWVEFNRKYSEMWPVIITKKDPLPEAEERDGEPGKLDKYFSEAPGEGG